ttgttttattctatttattgtcttttactcttATTCTGTTTCATGattatgtgcagcactttgggactgtagtgtctgtttttaagtgtgcgatataaataaaccttgaaagttattacatctaccaactatcacTTTATTAAtgtgaacatgaaaaaaaacactccTACTAAATCATCATACAGCAATgtcccccctgccccccccaaaTCTCTTAAACATTCAGTCATTTTTAGGAatttaatcctttaaatgccattttaatcatttgaattaATTATGATTTAATAGCAGTATTTTGCATATGTTATGTAATATTTTTGCCATAAAGATGTTCAGAGAGTGCAAAATGGATCAGTAAAGTATGAAAAACATTggatttcatttatttaacttttaagcACAGTTCTTACCACAAGCTGCAACACGGCCAAAATGGACATGCTCACCTAGGGCGGGGACAGGGACAGGGACGTGCTCACCTGGGGCGGGGACAGGGACAGGGACACGCTCACCTGGGGCGGGGACGTGCTCACCTGGAGGTGGAGACACACTCACCTGGGCGGGTCATGCTCCTCTCCAGCTGCTGCATGGACTCTTCCGTTAAGGCCCAGAGTTCGTCCCTGAGGCGGCGGTGTCCGTCCACCGTCAGGTGCCAGAAACAGGACTTCCTCTTCCCGTCTCGACGCAGCGTGTTGCAGGTTTTGCGGAAGCTGCTGTTGAAGCACAGATTGTGGCGGATTGTGTTTTTCCAGCCGTCCGGAGCAGTTTGGAAAAATGGGAAGTGCTCTCTGGAAAAGGACAGAATAATCCAACATTCTCAAACAAATCCAGAATCCACAAGGAGGCTGATAGAGGTGAACCAAACAATGggcctgtttacattcacactaatactctgatcatcaACCGATTTGTGGAGTCATCAGACTATTagggatcatgtaaacagcataatctcatatgctttatcagataacatcagtaatctgattatgaggaaTCAGATTaccacacctggatttgtccccaataatctgatgtcttcatgtTTGTATACCtgctaatctgatttatttagttcttttacatctgcacatgtggaaaAGCAAAAACTGATAGCAAATGGAAGTAAAAGGAGGACAATAATAGTTTCTACCGTCACTTCATATGTATGTActcaaagaaatccaataatggactgaaacataaaccagggtttttcaatcatttctgaagtgcatgtaaacacgtcagatctgattattacacttATCCGATTACTAACAGCTATcacatttttatggtcatgtaaacagggtcAGTGTTGATTCTGAGCCTCAGGACAGGTTTCTTTTACCCCTCAACACATGATGCTGAAATATGATAGGATTATTGCTCTAACATACACGACTGGAGACAGAAAAAAACgtggaaaaactacaaaataaactaaacagacAATTGAAAGTCATTTCCAATTATTACGATTAtctcattttttccatttatcagatttttatggtcatgtaaacaggctctatATCTAAACAATACCTCTGTTCTGCAAAAAACCCTCTACAAACTCTGTTTATGACCTGGTAGCTGGATCACAAACCAAGGTGAACAGACCAAACATTTCTTTCTGTCCAACTAAACTAAACAGTGTCAAGAACATGGTTAAGAACGAACTCTATGAGGCTAACCACATTCACCTCAAATTTCCTTTTTTCTCTTGATATTTGTTATTTCACCAGCTTatattttctgtttctgtcttccctgcactttatttttgtgtttgctgttgtCAGCTGTGTAATTTCCCCATCGCGGGATGagtaaagtcttatcttttcTTAAAATGGAGCAGAGTTGGCATCAGATCACCACCAGGGTGTTttagatgtttaaaaaaatatatagtacaGACAAAAAGCAAGACATCAAAGTCAGGAAGGTAAATGGTGAAACATCACTGTGAatgtttaaatcaggggtgttaaacatacggcccaccaGTACAGTTTAATGCTTCCAATGGGACGAATTTGTAAATGCTAaacttacactgaatatattgATTAATCTACCTCAGGAGCCACATCCAGCCCTGttttattttagtgatttattccgaacatgcaatgaaatttaacatatatgcaaacaagcaaaacataaataataaaacaaacatcaacaatcaaaacaatcttagacagaagaacagcacaatagtttcatttacatatgggtcagaccagtaaaataacaacaactccaaattaCTGTTGTGTTCAGAGTCAGGTTACCATGGCGATTCACCTCAGTAAGAAGTAAAAGAACATCGTCTTCATGACGCTGAAAACCCAGACTTTAACGAGATattacacaacaaaccccgcAGTTATACTCGATGGAGTCGTCACTTTAGTTTTGGTCCTGTTTCGTTTTTCCCAGCCTTACCTGGTGAAGCTGTAGATCTGCTGCACCCTGAGGCTCCCGCTGTAACTGTTCTTCAACGCCAAAGCAATCAGGATGCAGTAATTGACCGGAGGACGAGGCCACCCTCCTGCGTTCATCACGGGCTGATTAACCTGCAAACAAATGCATTATTATTTCAAGTACTGACGGCTACAAAAGAATTCTGGGAAAGGCTGAAAACATGTGGATACTTCCATTAGTCTTTGACATTTATAGAATATTGTATTCAGATATGTTTAAGTGGGGGCTGATTGGACATCCTCACCCTGGTCCTCGTGGTCCTTGGTCGGCGTTGGCCCTGGGCAGGTCGGTGGGAAACCTCTTCATTCCTGACCTAACCATGACAGATGGTCAAACTACACCCAAACCTGCATCTCCAACCATGTTCCATTCAGTGAACAGCCTCAGTTACATAAGCCATTTATGAGGCTGACCTGGGAGTTGACAAACTGAAGTAGAGGTATAGCTATATAGACATAAATATggatatatagagaaaaatatagaTATACAGAGATAAATACATAGATATGTAGAGATAAATATAGATGCAGCTATACAGAGATAAATAGATATATAGAAAGAAATATAGAGAGACAGAGATAAATATAGATGTATAGAGATTTATAGAGATAAATATAGATATAGCGATATATAGGAAAATAGCGATAGATATATAGAGATGTATAGGAAATGaatagagataaatatatatatatatatatatatatatatatatatatatatatatatatatatatatatatatatatatatacacacacacatatataaatacagagaaatatagataaatacagagaaatagagagaaatatagaTATATAGAGATAAATATAGATGCAGCTATACAGAGATGATAGATATATAGAAAGAAATATAGAAAgacagatataaatatagatgtatagagagaaacagagataaatatagagatagagagataaaTAGAGATTTATAGAGATACATATAGATATAGTgatatataggaaaataaatagaGATCGATATATAGAGATGTATAGGAAATGAATAGagataaatatagatatatagaaAGAAATATAGATGTATAAagagatatatatataaatacagagaaatagagagaaatagagagaaatatagatatagagagatagagatatactgtatatagagaaatatagaTATATAGTGATATAGAGATATATAGAAAGTAATTAGAGATAGATATATAGAGATGTATAGGAAAtgaatagaaagaaaaataaataaatgtatatacagTAGATAGAAACATAAATAGAGATATACAGGAAATgaatagagatagatagatatatagataaatATAGATGTATAGGAAATGAACAGAGCTAGAGATAAATATACAGAGACAAATATAGCTATATAGAGATGTATAGGAACTAAATAGAGATAGATATATAGAGATGAATATAGACAGATAGGACAGACATATGGgagataaatacatatataggagataaatagatagatatataCATGGTTAGATAAATGGATGTACAGATAAATCGATATATAAAGAGATAAATATAGGtagaaactttattgatcccacagttTGGAAATTTACCGGTTAATgcagcaacaggataaagtgcaagaaaaatatGCATGCATAAGGTAATGCAGACAAActacacaaaataataacaagtAAGAAAACTATAgggtatatatttatataagacATAGAAATGTATACACCACCTGTTTTCTACCTATTCCAAGCATAC
The sequence above is a segment of the Sphaeramia orbicularis chromosome 2, fSphaOr1.1, whole genome shotgun sequence genome. Coding sequences within it:
- the foxr1 gene encoding forkhead box protein R1, yielding MSFQLKTSARLSELHCSEALTDWDLDQELKLQTTTDHLHHDDQVCDQFPVPGPSDRASRRNDDFIFYDRTTDKFVKPSPWLMVNPNIVCPINYGLNGENDGVQTPLLPPVLPPPSPPVSPPELPPLSTPPLPPPSAMLTSRDAPRRNSASTLRQNQVRNEEVSHRPAQGQRRPRTTRTRVNQPVMNAGGWPRPPVNYCILIALALKNSYSGSLRVQQIYSFTREHFPFFQTAPDGWKNTIRHNLCFNSSFRKTCNTLRRDGKRKSCFWHLTVDGHRRLRDELWALTEESMQQLERSMTRPGERVPVPVPAPGEHVPVPVPALGEHVHFGRVAACGKNCA